A stretch of DNA from Thermanaerosceptrum fracticalcis:
TACGCAGCATTTCCGCCACGTTCTCATCATCGGAGGTAATCCCCGTACGGCCATCCACCACAAAAAGGATAACATCTGCTTCTTCTATGGCCAACTGGGCCTGTTTTCTCACTTGGCCCAGGATGGAGTTACTTTCACTGGCAAAATCAATCCCACCGGTATCCACTACGGTAAAGGATTTTCCCAGCCATTCGGCATCCCGGTAGAGCCTGTCCCTGGTTACACCGGGAGTATCTTCAACGATAGCCACAAGTCCACCTGTTAACCGGTTAAAGAGCGTTGACTTACCTACATTAGGACGCCCAACTATGGCAACAATAGGTTTACTCATCCTTCCACCTTCTTCCTCATCTCGAGATGATCATTTCTAATAAAGCGCCGGCATGTATAGGAACGAGGGTAATCCTTACACCTAATCTTTCCTCAATATCCACGGGTGTAAGATCGTCGAGAAAACGTCCTTCCTGTGTTTTCAGCATTACGGAAGGAAGAAAGACCTCGGTACCCGGCTCAAGCCCTTTTAGCCCGGATAAGAGACACATTCCTGTCAAAAGTCCCGTTACTGTCACTGTCGGTCCGAAAAATTCATTGGACACAACTTTTAACGACAGGTGCAAGCCCTTAATCTGATTAAGCTTTTCTATAAGTGGGTCCAGTACATAGCGCCCGGAAACACCGGTTACCAGGGTAATTTTTTTTTCAGGCCTTACTTGTTCAGGGAGAGTTAGCTCAGAGAATTCCTGCCAAAAGAGTCTGACCATACCCACACCATTTTCCAGTTGGGGAAAATCTTCGTAGGTATCATATCCTGGCAAGGCTTCTCCCGCCGCCAGGTAAAACTCGTCAGAAAGCCACATAAAGTTGGAATGCCGTTTTTTTTGACATTCTCGCTGTTTTTCATGGACCCAGGCAATAATCTCCCTGGCCTCGCGGGGAGTGAAAAGCCGAAGTTCAGGGAGGTTCTCCCTGTACTTCGTAATCCCTACAGGTACAATGGCCAATGACCTAACGCCCTTAATCTTCAGCAAATCTTCATAAGTCTGTTCTAAATACTGCCCATCATTGATTCCAGGGCATAAAACAACCTGGGTATGGAACTCAATGCCTGCACGGGCTAAATCTTTCATAAGAGCCAGCAGCTGTCCCGCCCGGGGGTTTTTGAGAAGCCTTGTCCGTAGCTCACTGTCGGTGGCATGAACCGATACATACAAAGGAGATAAATGTTCTTTTTTGATCCTCTCTATATCCTCTTTTTTAAGGTTTGTCAGTGTCACAAAACTCCCCTGGAGAAAAGAAAGGCGGAAATCATCATCTTTAACATAAAGACTTTGGCGCATATTGAAAGGCATCTGGTCAACAAAACAAAAAAGACATTTGTTTTGGCACACTTTGATACGATCAAAAACGGCACTGCCGAAAACCACACCCAATGGTTCGTCGTAGTCCTTATCAATCTCAAATATTTGCGGCTCTCCGTCTCGCTCTATTTCCAACTCTACTTCCTCTCCGGCCCATTCAAATTGAAACTCAATAACATCGCGTAATGTTTTACCGTTAACACTGATAATCTTGTCTCCTGCTTTTAAGCCTAACTCCTCAGCCAATGAACCGGGTTCTATTTCAACTATTACTGCTGCCGTCATTTACGATTACACCACCATACTAAATTCACACAATATATCTATTATACAAAGAAAACTTGGCTTGTGCTATTTCATCTAATTTTATTTTAACTAATTTCTTTATTTTTGGCAGCTCTCTCTTTAGGAAATAAGCGGAGCATAAACTCATCATGTACTTTAAGGGCTTAATCATTTGCAAATACCAGCATAGTCTGATAAAGAAATGGTTACAAGGAGAAACATCAATGACTAAAACTTGCTCCTTAGCTTCCAGCAATTTAAATAAATCCAAGGCAGCTATCGATATAATCTTGCCTTCCGATCCAACTCCCAGCGTAAATAGCTCAGTTCCCCGGGTATCTTTT
This window harbors:
- a CDS encoding DUF512 domain-containing protein, which encodes MTAAVIVEIEPGSLAEELGLKAGDKIISVNGKTLRDVIEFQFEWAGEEVELEIERDGEPQIFEIDKDYDEPLGVVFGSAVFDRIKVCQNKCLFCFVDQMPFNMRQSLYVKDDDFRLSFLQGSFVTLTNLKKEDIERIKKEHLSPLYVSVHATDSELRTRLLKNPRAGQLLALMKDLARAGIEFHTQVVLCPGINDGQYLEQTYEDLLKIKGVRSLAIVPVGITKYRENLPELRLFTPREAREIIAWVHEKQRECQKKRHSNFMWLSDEFYLAAGEALPGYDTYEDFPQLENGVGMVRLFWQEFSELTLPEQVRPEKKITLVTGVSGRYVLDPLIEKLNQIKGLHLSLKVVSNEFFGPTVTVTGLLTGMCLLSGLKGLEPGTEVFLPSVMLKTQEGRFLDDLTPVDIEERLGVRITLVPIHAGALLEMIISR
- a CDS encoding DUF3189 family protein, with translation MKIVYLDQLGCHASVLAASWYAGFYDETMHSRDILKLPHFAAHTDFRVGKLYYVGKDTRGTELFTLGVGSEGKIISIAALDLFKLLEAKEQVLVIDVSPCNHFFIRLCWYLQMIKPLKYMMSLCSAYFLKRELPKIKKLVKIKLDEIAQAKFSLYNRYIV